The window GCGCGGACAAATGCACGCCGAGCGTGAAGGCGCGGGCGCTCGTGGCGCTGGGCGTGGTGCTCGCGGGCGGCAAGAAGCAGCTCGAGGACGCGCGCGAGGCCTTCGTCGAGGCGCTGACCCTCGACAGGGACACGAAGCCCGACGAGGACATGAGCTCGGCCGAGGTGAAGTACGCCTACGAGAACGCGCGCAAGCAGCTCAAGCTCGACGGCGCGGCCGCAGCGGGGGGGGCACCTGCGCCTTCGGGGCAAGGCATGACGCACGCGCCGCCGGCCGAGCAGCGCATCAACACGCCGGTGCCGCTCTACGTGCGGCTCGCGCCGGAGCTCCTGGAGGACGCGAAGAAGGTCACGGTCACGTACCTGGCCCCGGGCGCGGGCGACTGGAAGACGCTCGTGATGAAGAAGGTCGGCGAGTTCGGCTTCGGCATCAACGTGCCGTGCACCGACGTCACGAAGGAAGGCAAGCTCGACTATTTCATCACGATCACCGACGCGGACGGCGCGATCGTGACGGGCGCGGGCTCGCGCGCGCAGCCCTTGAGCACGGCGATCAAGCCGCGCATCGAGGGTGATCCGCCGAGCTGGCCAGGCTTCGCGCCGCCCGAGCTCTGCGTGAAGGTCGAGGCGGGGCCGAAGCAGTGCCTCGACGACAACCAGTGCAACGCGGGTTATTCGTGCGTGGGCGGCGAGTGCACGCAGAAGCCCTCGATCGTCGACGAGCCGAAGGACACGGGGCCGAAGAAGAACTGGGTGTCGATCTCCATCGCGCCGGACATCTCGATCTTCTCGGGCAAGGACGTCTGCGCGGTCGACGTGCAGGACCGTGATCACTTCGTTTGCGTGCGTAACGACGGCAGCCGCTACCTCGGCGCGCCCACGCCCGGCATCGGGAACAACGTCTCCGCGGGCCTCGCGCTCTCCACGATCCGCATCATCGCCGGCTACGACCGGCTCTTCATGGACAACATCCTCGCGGGCGTCCGCCTCGGCTTCGCGTTCCGGACCTCGAGCGACGACGACGCGAGCTTCCTGCCGGTGCACGCCGAGCTGCGTGGCACCTACGTGATCGGCAAGAACCCGTTCGGCAGCCTCGGCGCGCGCCCGTTCGTCTTCGCGGCGGCCGGGCTCGCGCAGATCGACACGCCCGTCGACGTGGAGGTGCTCGAGGACGGCGTGCGGTGCGGCGCGGCGAACCCGGCCGATCAGAGCAGCCCTTGCACGCAGCCGGGCAACCCCGAGTTCGAGGGCAGCCGCGTCGAGCCTCGGATCCAGTCCTTGAAGGCGTACAAGCAAGCCGGGCAGGGCTTCCTCTCGCTCGGCGGCGGCCTGCAGTATGCGCCGCTCGAGCGGGTCGCGATCAGCGTGGGCCTGCGGGCGAACATCACGCTGCCCGTCGTTACGTTCGTGCTCACGCCCGAACTCGGCGCCACGATCGGGTTCTAGGTTCCAGGCCGATGACAGAACAACCCAGCAAGCTCGACGCGGCCCTCGATGGGGTCCTCGCGGGTGGCCCCCTGCGCGGGCTGCTCGACGTGCTCGATCGCCACTCGAACCTGCCCGGCACGCGTCCGAACCTCGACTTCGCGCGTACCGTCGGCATCCTGATCGCCGCGCGCCGAGGCAAGGCCGACGCGCTCGTCCGCGCCCTGCTCGCCTCGCCCGGCGAGTATCCCGTGATCGTCGCGGCGCACGCGCTCGCGCAGCGGGCCCTCGCCGGTTTCGACGCGCGGGCGGCCATGACCACGCTGCACGACCTCGCGGACGAGCCGCGCCACCTCGTCCGCATGGGCATCGTCTCTGCGCTGCGCGAGGTGCTCCTCGTGCGGGGCGAGGAGGCGCTGCGTGAGCTCGTGACGTGGACCGACGGGTATTTCCACGCGCACGTCGTGCTCGCGGCGCTCGCGGATCGGGAGGTCCTCGATCGGCTGCGGGGCCCCGAGGAGGTGCTCGCGCGGCTCGAGGAGGCGTTCGTGCTGGCCGACGTGTCGCCTCGCGCGGCGGAGCGCTCCCAGGGCCTGCGCACCTTGCGTGAGGGGATGCCGGCCGAGGTCGCGGTGCTCGCGGCGCGTTTCCCCGAGGTCGTCGCGTGGCTCGAGGGCAAGACGTCGGCGAAGCGCCCGGAGACACGCGAGGTCGTCTCGCAGGCCATCGCGGCGCTGCGCCGGGGAGGCCTGAAGAACGCGGAGGCCGCGCGGATCGCGGGCCTCTTGGAGGCGAGCAAAAAGCCCCCGCGTGACGCGGCTCGGATCGTGCAGGGAACACGAAAGCGGAGCAAAGGGCGGCGTTGACGGCGCGCGCCCCTCGGGCGACGAAATCCGTCGCGGAGGGTGCCTGCGTGCAGTATGGAACCCGCCATGCGGCTCGAGAACAGGGTTGTCTTCATCACGGGCGCCTCCCGGGGCATTGGTCGCGCGGTCGCGCTCGCTTGTGCGCGGGAGGGCGCCGACGTCGTCGTCGCGGCCAAGTCGGAGGTCGAGCAGAACCCCCGGCTCCCGGGGACGATCCACAGCGTGGCGAAGGAGGTCGAGGCGCTCGGCCGTCGCGCCTTGCCGATCAAGCTCGACGTGCGTGACGCCGACGCGTGCGAGGCGGCGGTCGCGCAGGCGGCGGCGCACTTCGGCCGGCTCGACGTGCTCGTGAACAACGCGGGCGCGCTCTGGTGGGCGGACGTGCTCGGGACGCCGATGAAGAAGTTCGACCTCGTGATGGGCATCAACGTGCGTGCGTCGTTCGCGCTCGCGCGCGCGGCCTTGCCGCACATGATCGAGCGCAAGTGGGGGCACATCGTGATGATGTCGCCGCCGGTCGACGCGAATGCGGTCGCGCACCATGGGGCGTACGCGGTCTCCAAGTTCGGCATGACGATGATCGCGCTGGCGATCGCGGAGGAGGCGAAGGCGCACAACGTGACGGCGAACGCGCTCTGGCCGGCGACGGCGATCGAGAGCTACGCGACCATCAACTTCGGCCTCGGGGGCCCGGAGTTCTGGCGCAAGGCGGACATCCTCGCGGACGCGACGCTCGCTTTGATCACCAAGGAGCCTTCGGCGCGGCCGGGCAAGGCCTGGATCGACGAGGCGCTCTTGCGCAGCGAGGGCGTGACCGATTTCTCGAAGTACCAGTGCGCGCCTGGCCATGAGCCGCCGCATTTCCCGTTCTCGGCGCTCCCGACGACGACCGAGACCGTCGACAAGAAGAAGTGAACCATGGCCTCGAGCGACGATGACGACCGGACGATCGGATCGGGATCTACGTTCTCCGTGGATCCCACCCGGGAGATCTCGAGCGTGTTCGACGACCTCGAGGATCTTTTGAAGAACGGCGACGTGATCGAGGCGCTCTCGCAGAGGGGCGTGAACGCGAGCATCGCGCTCACGGCGATCGAGGGGCTAAGGGCCTACCTCGATGGGAAGAAGGCCGAGGCGGCCGAGGACTTCGCCATGGTGGCGGAGGAGATCCGGGGTCGCCTCGAGCTCGCCCGCGCTGCGGAGGGACCCAAGAACGGGCAAGGGGGACACTCGTGACCACGGTGGCGCCACCGCCCTGGTATCCATCCCCGGCGCTCTCGGGCGCGGGATACTCGGCGGCCGAGCTCGCGGAGAGCTGCGACCGCGTGTTTCTCCTGGATCAACGGGATCTCCCGGCGCGCGAGGTCTACGCGACGTTGCGCTCGGTCGAGGAGGTCGCGGAGGCGATCCGCGCGATGGTGGTGCGGGGCGCGCCTGCGATCGGGATCGCGGCGGCGTACGGCATGGTGCTGGCTGCGCGGGCGCTACGTCCGGCGGAGGCCTCGCGGTACGTGGCGGGCCTTCGCGCGGCGGCGAGCATGCTGGTGGCGGCGCGGCCGACGGCGGTGAACCTCTCGTGGGCGGTCTCGCGGATGCTCGCGTCGGCGGAGGCGCACGCGCACGAGCCGGCCGAGGAGCGCGTGGCGGATCTCGCGGCGCTCGCGCGACGTATCCACGTGGAGGACCTCGAGGCCTGCCGGCGGATGGGCCGGGTGGGCGCGGCGCGGATCCCGCATGGCGCGACGATCCTGACGCATTGCAACGCCGGCGCGCTGGCGACGGGCGGATATGGCACGGCGCTCGGGGTGGTCCGTGCGGCGGCGGAGGCGGGCAAGCAGGTGCGGGTCCTGGCGGACGAGACGAGGCCGTACCTGCAGGGCGCGCGGCTGACGGCGTGGGAGCTGTCGCAGGACGGGATCCCGGTCGAGGTGATCACGGACTCGATGGCGGGGCATTTCCTGCGTCGACGCGAGGTGACGGCGATCGTGGTGGGCGCGGATCGGATCGCGCGGAACGGGGACATCGCGAACAAGATCGGCACGTACGGGCTCGCGTGCCTGGCGAAGCACCACGGGGTGCCGTTTTACGTGGCCGCGCCGTGGAGCACGGTGGATCTGGCGACGCTCGACGGCGACCACATCCCGCTGGAGGAGCGGAGCCGGGACGAGGTTGTGCGGGTGGGAGGGTCGGTGCTGGTGCCGGAAGGTGTACCGGCGCGGCACCCGGCGTTCGACGTGACGCCGGCGGAGCTGATCACGGCGATCTTCACGGAGCGGGGCGAGTATGCCGCGGGGGAGATTGCGCGGGCGGGGGAGGCGGGGGCGTAGGTCTCAGGCGGGCGCTGCGGGCTGCGTCGCGGCGACGTCTTCGGCGAGCTCGCTCGACGACGTGCGCCGCGTGGTCTCCTTCTCGGCTGCGCGCAGCGGTCCGAGGATGGCGCTGACGATCACTTCGCTCGCGCCTTCGAGCTCGAGGGTCGTCTCGACGTGTCGCGCGACCTTGATCCAGAAGTTGCGCGCCTTGAGGGCGTCCATCTTCGACGGGCTCGTGGCGCCGGCGGCGGCCGTGCGTTTTTCCTTCTCATCTTCGAGCTGCCCGAGCTCGCGACCTGCTTCGAACCAGTCCTCGACGACGTTCCACGCCTTGCCGCCGGGCACGGGCAGCTTCTTCAGGAGCGCGCGTGTCTTCTCGGAGATCCGCGCCTCGGTGAGCTCCACGGCGCCGGCCTCGTCGTGATAACTCTCCTTCGTCGCGCTGAGCCCGTTCGGGAGGAGCTCGTCCCGCGCCGCGAGGATGGCCTCGGCGTCCTCTGGATCGTCGGCGGCCTCGGCGAAGCCGGTGAGCACGAACCAGGAAGCGCGGATCTTGCGGTCGTGACGTTTGTCGGCGGCGGCTTGTTTCTCGGAGAGGGCGGAGAGCTCTTTCGAGGCGGAGAGGTCTCTCTTCTGGGTGGAGAGCAGGCCTGCGTGGGCCGTTTCGACCTTGCCGAGGAGGGTGGAGCCCGAGGGGAGCGCTTCGATCGTGGGGCGATCACGCGCGGGGTCGAGCCATGCCTCGGTGATACGAACCATCCGGGCGGTGGAGATGTCCTTGAGGTTTCCCATCGACGTGCCTCCTTGAAGTAGGGGTGCGAGAGAAACGCTGCCGGACGGGAAAGATTCACGGTGGGCGTCCGTGGGAGCAGGGTTCGGACGGGAGGTGGATACGGAGGGGGACCGTGGCGGGGGCGTCGCGGGGTGGGGGAGCTACGGAGGAGGAGCGTGGAGGGGGCGTGGCGGGGAAGGGGGGCGACGGAGGGGGAGCGTGGCGTGGTCGTCGTGATGGCCGCCTCGACCTTCAGTGCCATCGAGCGGGAACGGCGCGACGGCGTCCGCGAACCCTACCCGATGCTGCGGTGGAATCCGGTCGAGATATTCATTCGGGTTCTTTCCGAGCCTACGCACGATTTCAATCTCTCACGCCGCCGAAAGCTCCGAATACCTCTTCGCCCCGTACACATGGAACGCGAGCACGATCCTCTCCGCCGCGATCCCACCCTGCACGAGCTCCGGCGCGATCCCATGCTCGATGCCATCCCGCTGGATGACCACGTCCTCCCCCACGACATCCACATGCACGAGGCACCCGTGCACCCGCTTCCTCCCCTCGCGTCCCACGATCATCAAGAGGTAGTGCCCGCGCTCCCGGTCGAACACCGTCTGCGTCTGCACGTCTCCGTGTGCGTACGGGATCGCGGCGTACTCCGACAGCACGCGCTCGATCACCTCTCGGTCGACTGCTCGGGTGTCCATCATCGGATGCTCTCCGGCTCCCTCCATCCGGAAGACCGATCGTAGTAGCCACGCGCTTCCCTCGGACAGCCGTCGCGTAAAACTTGTTTTCCCCGGGCTCCCTGGGCAAACGTCCCCGGTCATGCCCAAGCCACGCCGTCGGGGCCGTCTGCCCCAGCCGCACGACGCGCTCTTCAAGTGGGCGTTTTCCCAGCGCGAGCACGCCATCGGCCTGCTCCGGGCGGCGCTGCCAGCGGCGCTCTCCGCCTGGATCGACTGGAGAAGCTTGCGGCTCGAGCAGGGCAGCTTCGTCGACCGCGCGTTACGCCATCGCCACGGTGACCTCGTGTTCTCCGCGCGCATCCGCGGGAAAAGCGTGTACTTCCACGCCCTCGTCGAGCAGCAGCGCGACGTCGAGCCGCTCATGGTCTTTCGCATGGGCGTCTACATGATGCGGCTCTGGGAGCAGCTCGTCCGCGACGACCCGGCCTTGAAAGAGCTGCCGCCGATCATCCCCATCGTCGTGCATCACAGCGAGGCGGGCTGGACGGCGGCCACGGCGTTCCAGGACCTCGTGCCGATGGACGAGATCGTTCGGCCTGCCGTCCTCCCGTTCGTCCCGCAGTTCGAGGTCCGGCTGATCGACCTCGGCGGCGGGCGGGCGGGGGATCTCGTGGAGCAGGCGCTCACCTCGCTCGGACAGGTCGTGCTCTGGTGTCTGTCCGTGGCGGGCGACGATCTTCGGTTCGAGCGAGAGATCGATCGGATCGGGAAGGCGCTCGACGAGGTGCTCCTGGCCAAGGACGGCCTTGCTGCACTCGGCGTGTTGCTGCGGTATCTTGCAGCCACGCACGAGCGTATCGGCGCGGCGATGGTCGGAGAGATCCTGGAGAGCGCGACGAGCTCGAAGGTGGGAGACGCGATCATGACCTGGATAGACGAGATCGAAGAGCGGGGCGTCGAGCGGGGCCGCGTCGAAGGCCGCGTCGAAGGCCGCGTCGAAGGCCGCGTCGAAGGCCGCATGGAGGGGCAAGCGCGACTCCTGCGCAAGCTCCTCACCGCGCGCTTCGGCGCTCTGCCGGCCTCTGCCCGCGCCCGGATCGCCGACGCCGACGAGGCCACGCTCAGCCGCTGGGGCGTCCGGCTGCTCACGGCGGAGACCCTCGACGACGTGTTCGGCGAGGCGCGCCGCGCCCCGCTCGCCTCGAAGCCTCGTGGTCGCGTTCGGCGCAGCCCCGCATGACTGCACGCTCGTGGATCACGCGAGTCCCTTGCTCCCGCCTCGCCGTGGCCTAAGAACGGAATCCATGACCGCCGCTTCCCGCTTCGCCCCCAAGCCCCCCTGGCTCAAAGTCCGCGCGCCCGGCGGCGACACCTACCATCACCTCAAGCAGACCTTCCGCGAGCTCGATCTCCACACCGTCTGCGAGGAGGCGCGTTGCCCCAACGTGGGCGAGTGCTGGCGCGAGGGCACGGCCACCGTGATGCTGCTCGGTGACGTCTGCACCCGTGGCTGCCGCTTCTGCGCCGTCACCACCGGCAACCCGCGCGGCGCCGTCGACACCCGCGAGCCCGAGCACGTCGCGCGCGCCATCGCGCGGCTCGATCTCCAGTACGTCGTCATGACCATGGTCAACCGCGACGACCTGCTCGACGGCGGCGCCGAGCACGTGGCGCGCACCGTCCAGCGCTTGAAGGACCTCCGCCCCGACATCCTCGTCGAGACCCTCGTCGGCGACTTCTCGGGCCACCTCTCCGCCGTCGACACCGTCGTCGAGGCCAGGCCCGACGTCTTCGCGCACAACGTCGAGACCATCCGCCGCCTCACGCGCACCGTGCGCGACGTGCGATCGAGCTACGACCAGTCCCTCGCCGTGCTCGAGCGCGCGAAGACCCGCGCGAAGGCCGCGGGGATCGAGGGACAGTTGACGAAGAGCTCCATCATGGTCGGCGTCGGCGAGACCGACGACGAGGTCGTCGAGACCATGCGCGATCTTCGCGCCGTCGGCGTCGACGTCGTCACGATCGGCCAGTACCTCCGGCCCACGCCCAAGCACCACGACGTCTTGCGCTTCGTCCCGCCCGAGACTTTCGCGCGGTACGAGGAAGAGGCCCTCGCGTTGGGCTTCCTCTACGCCGCGTCTGGCCCGCTCGTCCGGTCGAGCTACCGCGCGGCCGAGGTCTTCCTGCGCAGCCTCTTGCGGGAAAAAGGCGGCGAGGGCGGCGACGTGCAGGCCGAGCTCGAAGCGCGGCTCGACGTCGCGCGTCGTGAGGCCGCGCGTGTCGCCCTGGAGCTCGGCTCTCCTTCGAGCGTCGAGATCCCGCTCGGCAAGAAGGCCGAGTCGGCGGGCCTCGTCCCGGCGGCGTCGCTCGTGCGGCGGTGAAGGCGACGGGCGCCGGGGCTTGGCGTTTCGTCCGGAGTGTGTGAAAAGGGGCGTCGAGGGAAGGTGTCCCGGCATGAGTGCCCCTGACGAGAAGTTCATCGAGCGCGTCACGCAGTGCATCGCGCAGCCTGGGCCGAACGCCCCGCGTGGCGTGCGGCACTCGATCCTGGCGCAAGCGGCGCGCCTCGCGCAGAGCCGTCCGGTCGGGGACGAGGCCACGGCTCCTTCCGGCTTCGATCCTGCGGCGGCGGCGCTCTTCGAGGGCACGGTCGAGAGCGCGTACCTCGTGGCCACCTCCGACGGCCCGATCACCACGACCGAGGACGCCGTTTTGCGGGCCATCGTGGGCATCGGCTGCGACGGCAAGGTCTCGCCCGAGCAGGTCGAGGCCCTCTTCGGCGAGCTCGCCTCCGCGCAGAAGCGCGAGAGCGAAGACGAGCGCGTCGCGCACATCGCGCAGATGATCACGCAGCGGGATCACCAGCGTGAGGTGCTGCGGATCGCGGCGATCATGGCGCGCGCCTCCGGCGGCGTCCGGCCTGCGGAGCGCGCCTTGCTCGAGCGGCTCGCGCAGCGCTTCACGCTCGGCGAGGCGGCGGTCGACGCGGCGATCGCCGAGGCCAGCGAGGCCCTCGGCACCGTCTGAGCTTTGGCGCTCGCCCCGCCTCTTTTATCTCGTTGCATCTCGTAGCATGCTGCAGGTGCAGCACGAATTCGCGCAATGATTGCCGGCGTGTTCTGTGGGCTTTTCGCAGTCGCAACAATCG is drawn from Polyangium spumosum and contains these coding sequences:
- a CDS encoding SDR family oxidoreductase, giving the protein MRLENRVVFITGASRGIGRAVALACAREGADVVVAAKSEVEQNPRLPGTIHSVAKEVEALGRRALPIKLDVRDADACEAAVAQAAAHFGRLDVLVNNAGALWWADVLGTPMKKFDLVMGINVRASFALARAALPHMIERKWGHIVMMSPPVDANAVAHHGAYAVSKFGMTMIALAIAEEAKAHNVTANALWPATAIESYATINFGLGGPEFWRKADILADATLALITKEPSARPGKAWIDEALLRSEGVTDFSKYQCAPGHEPPHFPFSALPTTTETVDKKK
- the mtnA gene encoding S-methyl-5-thioribose-1-phosphate isomerase, coding for MFLLDQRDLPAREVYATLRSVEEVAEAIRAMVVRGAPAIGIAAAYGMVLAARALRPAEASRYVAGLRAAASMLVAARPTAVNLSWAVSRMLASAEAHAHEPAEERVADLAALARRIHVEDLEACRRMGRVGAARIPHGATILTHCNAGALATGGYGTALGVVRAAAEAGKQVRVLADETRPYLQGARLTAWELSQDGIPVEVITDSMAGHFLRRREVTAIVVGADRIARNGDIANKIGTYGLACLAKHHGVPFYVAAPWSTVDLATLDGDHIPLEERSRDEVVRVGGSVLVPEGVPARHPAFDVTPAELITAIFTERGEYAAGEIARAGEAGA
- a CDS encoding XisI protein; its protein translation is MEGAGEHPMMDTRAVDREVIERVLSEYAAIPYAHGDVQTQTVFDRERGHYLLMIVGREGRKRVHGCLVHVDVVGEDVVIQRDGIEHGIAPELVQGGIAAERIVLAFHVYGAKRYSELSAA
- a CDS encoding Rpn family recombination-promoting nuclease/putative transposase yields the protein MPKPRRRGRLPQPHDALFKWAFSQREHAIGLLRAALPAALSAWIDWRSLRLEQGSFVDRALRHRHGDLVFSARIRGKSVYFHALVEQQRDVEPLMVFRMGVYMMRLWEQLVRDDPALKELPPIIPIVVHHSEAGWTAATAFQDLVPMDEIVRPAVLPFVPQFEVRLIDLGGGRAGDLVEQALTSLGQVVLWCLSVAGDDLRFEREIDRIGKALDEVLLAKDGLAALGVLLRYLAATHERIGAAMVGEILESATSSKVGDAIMTWIDEIEERGVERGRVEGRVEGRVEGRVEGRMEGQARLLRKLLTARFGALPASARARIADADEATLSRWGVRLLTAETLDDVFGEARRAPLASKPRGRVRRSPA
- the lipA gene encoding lipoyl synthase, coding for MDHASPLLPPRRGLRTESMTAASRFAPKPPWLKVRAPGGDTYHHLKQTFRELDLHTVCEEARCPNVGECWREGTATVMLLGDVCTRGCRFCAVTTGNPRGAVDTREPEHVARAIARLDLQYVVMTMVNRDDLLDGGAEHVARTVQRLKDLRPDILVETLVGDFSGHLSAVDTVVEARPDVFAHNVETIRRLTRTVRDVRSSYDQSLAVLERAKTRAKAAGIEGQLTKSSIMVGVGETDDEVVETMRDLRAVGVDVVTIGQYLRPTPKHHDVLRFVPPETFARYEEEALALGFLYAASGPLVRSSYRAAEVFLRSLLREKGGEGGDVQAELEARLDVARREAARVALELGSPSSVEIPLGKKAESAGLVPAASLVRR
- a CDS encoding TerB family tellurite resistance protein yields the protein MSAPDEKFIERVTQCIAQPGPNAPRGVRHSILAQAARLAQSRPVGDEATAPSGFDPAAAALFEGTVESAYLVATSDGPITTTEDAVLRAIVGIGCDGKVSPEQVEALFGELASAQKRESEDERVAHIAQMITQRDHQREVLRIAAIMARASGGVRPAERALLERLAQRFTLGEAAVDAAIAEASEALGTV